Proteins encoded together in one Porites lutea chromosome 2, jaPorLute2.1, whole genome shotgun sequence window:
- the LOC140928698 gene encoding trace amine-associated receptor 6-like, giving the protein MIVNEDFLSNNVSKNESSLVVSTQRCYFLDSLNNYEAGGLLYIESIVTTVINFIGAFIASFGNGIILLTFWKSKQLRSKSQLFLWCLAFADFVTGSVVQPFYGAYKIAYIIGKVSTLTCVFGVILETVAWFSAALSCALVAAIISERYLALHYHMRYHVVVTTKKVVILIAFLLVNMAILSLSRFAMTDVTPFFYVNIAGILFSLSTLIICYWKIYKHVRRHFRQIQDHGSRESRRKDVQRLKKSSRNMAYVALLYIISYMPFTCVLCVYLSCGFTSSVEVAYDVTRTVAFMNSSWNPFIYFWKLNELREAVKKVMRYTS; this is encoded by the coding sequence ATGATAGTCAACGAGGATTTTCTTAGTAACAACGTTAGCAAGAACGAAAGTTCCCTTGTTGTGTCTACTCAAAGATGCTATTTCCTCGATTCACTTAACAACTATGAAGCTGGAGGACTTCTCTATATTGAAAGCATAGTTACAACCGTGATAAACTTTATCGGCGCCTTTATCGCTTCTTTTGGCAATGGAATCATCCTGTTAACATTCTGGAAATCGAAACAGCTTCGATCAAAATCTCAACTATTTCTTTGGTGCCTGGCTTTTGCAGATTTTGTCACTGGTTCAGTAGTGCAGCCGTTCTATGGCGCATACAAGATAGCTTACATAATTGGGAAGGTTTCTACCTTGACGTGCGTTTTTGGAGTTATTCTAGAGACGGTTGCTTGGTTCTCTGCCGCTTTGTCTTGTGCACTGGTTGCAGCCATCATTAGTGAGCGTTACCTTGCTTTACATTATCACATGAGGTACCACGTTGTGGTAACTACAAAAAAGGTCGTCATTCTCATTGCATTTCTTCTGGTCAATATGGCGATTCTATCCCTTTCAAGATTCGCCATGACAGATGTCACTCCATTTTTTTATGTGAACATCGCTGGTATACTCTTTTCACTTTCTACCTTAATAATTTGTTACTGGAAAATCTACAAGCACGTTCGTCGACATTTTCGACAAATACAAGATCACGGTTCTAGAGAGAGCAGGAGAAAAGATGTACAGCGACTGAAAAAATCCTCGAGGAACATGGCATACGTTGCTTTATTGTATATAATTTCTTACATGCCATTTACATGCGTCCTATGCGTTTACTTGTCTTGTGGCTTCACCAGCAGTGTAGAAGTTGCTTATGATGTGACACGCACTGTGGCATTTATGAATTCATCATGGaatccttttatttatttctggaAATTAAACGAGTTACGGGAAGCGGTTAAGAAAGTGATGAGGTATACCTCTTGA
- the LOC140926248 gene encoding histamine H2 receptor-like, producing MIAEADFVNRNTSENETSISVLSSQRCYFYDPLNNYELGGVLYIESIVTTVINFIGAVIASSGNGIILVTFWKTNQLRSQSQLFLWCLAFADFLTGFIAQPFYGAFKITYLAGYVSASCVLRAILETVAWFSAALSCSLVSSIIGERYLALHYHMRYHDVVTTKRTILYIVFLVIVMGIASQVSRFAMTNMRPFLYLSICGLLLSHVTLLTCSWKIYKQVRRHLRQIKDQGSAESQSLDMQRHKKSVMNMAYIAFLYIISYLPFTCVLGAYLSNGFTSTVEAAYDITRTMAFMSSSWNPFIYFWKIQELKEAVQKVMKKDHATVH from the coding sequence ATGATCGCCGAAGCGGACTTTGTTAACAGAAACACCTCTGAGAACGAAACTTCCATTTCTGTACTGTCTAGCCAAAGGTGTTATTTTTACGACCCTCTCAATAATTACGAACTCGGAGGAGTTCTTTACATTGAAAGCATAGTCACTACAGTGATAAATTTTATCGGTGCCGTCATCGCTAGTTCGGGCAACGGCATCATCCTAGTAACgttctggaaaacaaatcagctTCGATCGCAATCCCAACTGTTTCTCTGGTGCCTGGCATTTGCAGATTTTCTCACTGGGTTCATAGCGCAACCATTTTATGGAGCATTCAAGATAACTTATCTAGCGGGGTATGTTTCTGCCTCTTGCGTGTTAAGAGCAATTCTTGAAACGGTTGCTTGGTTCTCAGCAGCGTTGTCCTGTTCACTGGTCTCGTCTATCATTGGCGAGCGTTACCTGGCTTTGCATTATCACATGAGGTATCACGATGTCGTAACCACAAAAAGGACCATTCTTTACATCGTATTTCTGGTTATTGTCATGGGGATTGCAAGCCAAGTTTCAAGGTTCGCCATGACGAACATGAGACCGTTTTTATACTTAAGCATTTGTGGATTGCTGTTGAGTCATGTTACGTTGCTTACCTGTTCCTGGAAAATATACAAACAGGTTCGTCGGCATTTGCGGCAAATAAAAGACCAGGGGTCTGCAGAAAGCCAATCTCTTGATATGCAGCGACACAAGAAATCCGTGATGAACATGGCATACatcgcttttttgtacataatTTCTTACTTGCCTTTTACGTGCGTTCTAGGTGCTTATTTGTCTAATGGCTTTACCAGTACTGTAGAGGCTGCTTATGATATAACTCGGACTATGGCTTTCATGAGTTCATCGTGGaatccttttatttatttttggaaaatacaAGAACTAAAAGAAGCGGTCCAGAAAGTGATGAAAAAGGATCATGCTACAGTTCACTAA
- the LOC140926247 gene encoding histamine H2 receptor-like — protein MVDENYVKNNFSGKESFFAVSNQRCFFLEQLNNYEFGELLYVESVVTMVVNFIGAIIAISGNVVILLTFWKSKQLRSQSQLFIWCLAFADFLTGLIVQPFYGAYKIAYMVGHSSASCVLRVIFETVAWFSAALSCSLVSSIIGERYLALHYHLRYHDVITKNKIVLYIVYLLVVTAILSLSRFTTTNVVSFLYINVCGLLLSILTLLICYWKIYKVVRRHFQQIRDHNSTRGNGQAAMDMQRFKKSVINMAYVTVLYMISYIPFTSVLFAYLCYGFTANVEAAYDITRTIAFMNSSWNPFLYFWKIHELREAVKKVLKRGDPSTLIESRAQTTRCEI, from the coding sequence ATGGTCGACGAAAATTATGTTAAGAATAATTTCAGCGGAAAGGAAAGCTTCTTTGCAGTATCTAACcaaagatgtttttttcttgagcaACTGAACAACTACGAATTCGGAGAACTTCTCTACGTTGAAAGCGTTGTCACTATGGTGGTAAATTTTATCGGCGCTATTATAGCCATCTCGGGCAATGTTGTCATCCTCTTAACGTTTTGGAAATCAAAACAGCTTCGATCACAATCCCAACTATTTATCTGGTGCTTGGCATTTGCAGACTTTCTCACTGGGTTGATAGTACAGCCGTTTTATGGAGCCTACAAAATAGCTTACATGGTCGGCCATTCTTCTGCTTCTTGCGTACTGAGAGTGATTTTTGAGACGGTTGCTTGGTTTTCAGCAGCGTTGTCCTGTTCACTGGTTTCATCCATCATTGGTGAGCGTTACCTGGCTTTGCATTATCACCTGCGATATCATGATGTGATAACCAAGAACAAGATCGTCCTTTACATCGTGTATCTGCTCGTCGTAACTGCGATTTTAAGTCTGTCGAGGTTCACTACGACAAATGTAGTGTCATTTTTATACATCAACGTTTGCGGATTGCTGTTAAGCATTTTGACTTTATTAATCTGTTACTGGAAAATCTACAAAGTGGTTCGCCGACATTTTCAACAAATAAGAGACCACAATTCCACAAGAGGGAACGGTCAAGCAGCCATGGATATGCAGCGATTTAAGAAATCAGTGATTAACATGGCATACGTTACTGTTTTGTACATGATTTCGTACATTCCGTTTACCTCTGTTCTATTTGCTTATCTGTGCTATGGCTTTACCGCAAATGTCGAGGCTGCTTATGATATCACTCGTACCATTGCTTTTATGAATTCTTCGTGGAACCCTTTTCTATATTTCTGGAAAATACACGAGTTGAGAGAAGCAGTCAAAAAGGTTTTGAAGCGCGGTGATCCCTCAACATTGATTGAAAGCCGTGCTCAAACCACTCgttgtgaaatttaa
- the LOC140926246 gene encoding histamine H2 receptor-like produces MIDKEYFVNYNNSSNESSFVVSSPSCFFLDPLNEYEPGGLLYVESVITTVINLVGAIIAVWGNGIILLTFWKSSQLRSQSHLFLWCLAFADFLTGLIAQPFYGAYKIALLSGHASSSCVYRVILETVAWFSAALSCALVSSIVGDRYLALHFHLRYHVVVTTKKVAFHIMYLVITMAILSLSRFATTTVTPFLYVNILGLLSGFFMLLICYWKIFKQVLRHFRKIQDQAFTESQTIDMQRFKKSVINMAYVAFLYMISYMPFTCVLFVYLSCGFTRNVEVAFDITRTMAFMNSSWNPFIYFWRVEELREAVRKTLRWAH; encoded by the coding sequence ATGATTGACAAAGAGTATTTTGTAAACTATAACAACAGCAGCAACGAGAGCTCTTTTGTTGTGTCTTCACCAAGCTGCTTTTTTCTCGATCCACTAAACGAGTACGAACCAGGAGGACTTCTTTACGTTGAAAGTGTTATAACAACAGTAATAAATTTGGTCGGCGCTATCATCGCCGTTTGGGGCAATGGTATCATCCTCTTGACTTTCTGGAAATCGAGTCAACTACGATCACAATCCCATCTGTTTCTATGGTGCCTTGCGTTTGCAGATTTTCTCACTGGGCTGATAGCACAGCCCTTTTATGGGGCTTACAAGATAGCTTTACTGTCCGGGCATGCCTCCTCCTCTTGCGTGTATAGAGTGATTCTTGAAACGGTTGCGTGGTTTTCAGCGGCACTATCATGTGCGTTAGTTTCATCTATCGTAGGTGACCGGTACCTGGCATTGCATTTTCACCTTAGATACCATGTCGTGGTTACGACAAAAAAGGTCGCCTTTCATATTATGTATTTAGTAATCACAATGGCGATATTAAGCCTATCTAGATTCGCCACAACTACTGTCACACCATTTCTCTATGTGAACATTCTTGGATTATTAAGTGGCTTTTTTATGTTGTTAATCTGTTACTGGAAAATCTTCAAACAAGTTCTTCGGCATTTTCGGAAAATACAAGACCAAGCTTTTACAGAGAGTCAGACTATAGATATGCAAAGATTCAAGAAATCTGTGATAAATATGGCATACGTAGCCTTTTTGTACATGATTTCTTACATGCCTTTTACGTGCGTTCTTTTCGTCTATTTATCTTGCGGTTTCACCAGAAATGTCGAGGTTGCTTTTGATATAACTCGTACCATGGCCTTCATGAATTCATCTTGGAATCCTTTTATTTACTTCTGGAGAGTGGAAGAGTTGAGAGAGGCTGTCAGGAAAACTTTGAGGTGGGCACATTGA